A window from Primulina huaijiensis isolate GDHJ02 chromosome 11, ASM1229523v2, whole genome shotgun sequence encodes these proteins:
- the LOC140988400 gene encoding uncharacterized protein codes for MIFISDVATYALLDSRATHSFISESFVKRLGVLSEIMESRFRVTVPSGEQMLSTSMVKDVELRLQKDIVRADLIVLSMPEKLMRRDCQGFLASFISASDTVSQSIEDVEVFSDFPNIFPNDVSGILSEKEVEFFTELMSGTVPISKAPYHLAPTEIKGLKDQIQELLEKRTP; via the exons ATGATATTTATATCGGATGTAGCTACCTACGCTTTGCTAGATTCTAGAGCTACACACTCATTTATATCTGAATCCTTTGTGAAGCGATTGGGAGTCTTATCGGAGATCATGGAATCAAGATTTAGAGTTACAGTGCCTTCGGGTGAGCAGATGTTGTCTACTAGCATGGTGAAAGATGTGGAGCTTAGGTTGCAAAAGGATATTGTGcgagcagatcttattgtgttgTCAATGCCTGAG AAGCTTATGCGAAGAGACTGTCAAGGTTTTCTCGCCAGTTTCATCTCTGCGTCGGATACTGTCAGCCAGTCGATTGAAGATGTAGAGGTTTTCAGCGATTTTCCGAACATATTCCCTAATGATGTTTCTGGCATTCTTTCCGAGAAAGAGGTGGAGTTTTTTACTGAGTTGATGTCGGGTACAGTGccgatctctaaggcaccgtatcACTTAGCACCTACAGAGATAAAGGGGCTGAAGGATCAAATTCAAGAGCTGCTAGAAAAAAGGACGCCCTAG